The following proteins come from a genomic window of Microcoleus sp. FACHB-831:
- a CDS encoding Uma2 family endonuclease: MVSSSAPNVQDLVTDTWVKASWDEFLAFANSPNYEKGRFYYHKGYMRIEMAAVGPRHGHHNSIVSYIILLYATIENIPIVVFTNTSFRKAGLDEFQPDLAFCIGSELNIPPETNSPVDLNEYNPPTLAVEIGASTISDDLGRKRLLYERSGVGEYWVVDANLRDAIAFSISQGRSGEIHESLVLPGLEIALVKEALQRSQTEDDGAITRWLLQRFSKS, from the coding sequence ATGGTTTCTAGTTCAGCGCCTAATGTGCAGGATTTGGTAACGGATACCTGGGTAAAAGCCAGTTGGGATGAGTTTTTAGCATTTGCTAATAGCCCAAATTATGAAAAGGGAAGGTTCTATTACCATAAAGGATACATGAGGATTGAAATGGCAGCAGTAGGGCCTCGACACGGACATCACAATTCAATTGTTTCGTACATTATTCTTCTTTATGCAACTATTGAAAATATTCCGATTGTTGTCTTTACCAATACCAGTTTTAGGAAAGCAGGTTTAGATGAATTTCAACCTGACTTGGCTTTCTGCATCGGTTCGGAGTTGAATATACCTCCTGAAACTAATTCACCTGTTGATTTGAATGAGTACAATCCCCCTACGTTGGCGGTAGAAATCGGTGCATCTACTATTAGTGATGATTTGGGGCGAAAGCGGTTATTATACGAACGTTCGGGAGTAGGGGAATATTGGGTTGTTGATGCTAATTTAAGGGATGCGATCGCATTCTCTATCTCTCAAGGACGCAGTGGTGAAATACACGAGTCGCTAGTATTACCAGGATTAGAAATAGCTTTAGTTAAAGAAGCACTGCAACGGAGTCAAACAGAGGATGATGGGGCAATTACTCGCTGGTTACTCCAAAGATTTAGCAAGAGTTAA
- a CDS encoding DNA phosphorothioation-associated protein 4, whose amino-acid sequence MAETGRIRVAKDKADLVKALTSADGATGPFQTYADVIVFAAALGAKHKKRVPLGEISKREPSPIRLEYFATMGHDWVIKLLGITETQDIKILSLNEEEYEAKRNHIFEEYANGGLELLQNELRGSVDYSERILLFLSYERTYKEQQDEEFDLSKFLS is encoded by the coding sequence ATGGCTGAAACGGGCAGAATTAGAGTTGCTAAAGATAAAGCAGATTTAGTGAAGGCTTTAACATCGGCAGATGGTGCAACAGGCCCTTTCCAAACCTATGCTGATGTAATCGTGTTTGCAGCAGCTTTAGGTGCAAAGCATAAAAAGCGTGTACCTTTAGGGGAAATTTCTAAAAGAGAACCTTCTCCCATTAGGTTAGAGTATTTTGCAACAATGGGTCATGATTGGGTAATCAAATTATTAGGCATTACTGAAACTCAAGATATAAAAATTTTATCCCTTAATGAAGAAGAATATGAAGCTAAACGCAATCATATCTTTGAAGAGTACGCTAATGGTGGACTAGAGCTCCTGCAAAATGAGTTGCGCGGATCAGTAGATTATTCAGAGCGAATTTTATTATTTTTAAGTTATGAACGAACGTACAAAGAGCAGCAAGACGAGGAATTTGACTTGAGCAAGTTTTTGTCTTGA
- a CDS encoding DUF3370 family protein, whose amino-acid sequence MSKSLKVLTHPFVGSLFFASLLIATPNQAAFSDINSHWAKECISQMAPRKLVSGYPDGTFRPNATITRAEFAVLMLNAFPDAPIKRNGTSFKDVPTSYWAHKAIQDAYRRGFFSGYPGGVFQPNQAIPRSQAVGVVAGAKNYSIPENPTQTLGQYFNDATQIPEYAKNAIASAAVNSIVVNYPNVKQLKPNQTATRGEVAALMCRALNIYAVPPQYIAGVEVQPMEVRTLPGKLDTVPTFNSNSPELVTTEGILLSTFPPTGKQVPQAHLNFPFQGRFDIFSHHIARSETQNSTLYQGMIVHNPGDQPATVEVLQAASYLSTPEAPFIALPDIVENTNGTVYSGPGSRTMNDVLRGVRQSNFPEKLVIPPGQSVMLMNRAIPVQAPSSNGRSTMMRLSSDRAVYVANLAKNSSRPPTLAEWQKLLDTGSLAGKRDPVPTPLDPPREPTIFSRVAGVSQGAQWQAQITDNNSSDLSIPPPGKAISYPLGTLHLITLGTGQIQSAPILARYSDTAYFAHSNYGVEYNLSLPLNNSTNQPQTVTISVQTPLKDEGGTDRLLFLNPRVNQVFFRGTVRVSYTDDNKVEKTRYVHLVQRRGQPGEPLVTLKMPPGEKRQVRVDFLYPPDSTPPQVLTVKTAG is encoded by the coding sequence ATGAGTAAGAGTCTCAAAGTCCTGACACATCCTTTCGTTGGTTCCCTGTTTTTTGCTTCCCTATTGATCGCAACCCCCAATCAAGCCGCCTTTAGTGACATTAACAGCCATTGGGCGAAAGAATGTATCAGCCAGATGGCACCGCGAAAGCTAGTCAGTGGCTACCCAGATGGCACTTTTCGCCCCAACGCTACTATCACTCGCGCTGAATTTGCCGTGTTGATGCTGAATGCTTTTCCCGATGCACCAATAAAGCGCAATGGCACGAGTTTTAAAGATGTGCCTACGAGTTACTGGGCGCATAAGGCAATTCAAGATGCTTACAGACGAGGCTTTTTTTCCGGCTATCCAGGCGGAGTTTTTCAACCCAACCAAGCTATCCCGCGATCGCAAGCTGTAGGCGTTGTGGCTGGTGCTAAAAATTATAGTATCCCGGAAAATCCGACTCAAACTCTTGGGCAGTATTTTAACGATGCGACACAGATTCCAGAATATGCCAAGAATGCGATCGCATCCGCCGCAGTTAACAGCATCGTCGTCAACTATCCTAACGTCAAACAGCTAAAACCCAATCAAACTGCCACTCGTGGGGAAGTCGCAGCGTTGATGTGTCGGGCGTTAAATATATATGCTGTACCGCCACAATACATCGCCGGGGTGGAAGTGCAACCGATGGAAGTGCGGACTTTACCGGGAAAACTCGATACCGTTCCCACGTTTAATAGTAATAGCCCCGAACTTGTGACAACTGAAGGTATTTTGCTTTCTACCTTTCCCCCAACTGGTAAACAAGTACCCCAAGCACATTTAAACTTTCCCTTTCAAGGGCGATTTGATATATTTTCTCACCACATCGCCAGATCGGAAACTCAAAATAGCACTTTATATCAAGGCATGATTGTCCACAATCCAGGCGATCAACCCGCCACTGTGGAAGTGTTGCAAGCTGCTAGTTATCTCTCTACTCCAGAAGCGCCTTTTATAGCTTTACCCGACATCGTAGAAAATACCAACGGAACAGTCTATTCTGGCCCTGGCAGTCGTACTATGAATGATGTGTTGCGGGGAGTTAGACAGTCGAATTTTCCCGAAAAGTTGGTAATACCGCCTGGACAATCGGTAATGTTGATGAATCGGGCAATTCCAGTGCAGGCTCCTTCATCAAATGGTCGCTCGACGATGATGCGATTGTCCAGCGATCGCGCTGTCTATGTCGCCAACTTAGCCAAGAATTCCAGTCGTCCGCCCACGTTAGCAGAGTGGCAAAAGTTACTCGATACAGGCAGTTTAGCAGGAAAGCGCGATCCAGTTCCCACGCCTTTAGATCCTCCCAGAGAACCAACCATTTTCAGTCGCGTGGCGGGTGTCTCTCAAGGGGCGCAGTGGCAGGCTCAAATTACTGATAATAATAGTTCGGATTTGAGCATTCCTCCACCAGGAAAAGCAATTTCTTATCCTTTAGGTACTCTACATTTAATTACCCTTGGTACTGGGCAAATTCAAAGCGCTCCGATATTAGCTAGATATTCGGATACGGCCTACTTTGCCCATAGTAACTATGGAGTGGAATACAATCTTAGTTTACCACTGAATAACTCTACAAATCAACCCCAAACTGTTACTATATCGGTACAAACACCGTTGAAAGATGAAGGTGGTACAGACAGACTTTTGTTCTTAAATCCACGAGTTAATCAAGTGTTTTTTCGAGGTACAGTTAGGGTAAGTTATACTGACGATAATAAAGTTGAAAAAACGCGCTACGTTCATCTGGTACAGCGACGCGGACAACCTGGTGAACCGCTAGTAACGCTGAAGATGCCACCAGGCGAAAAAAGGCAAGTACGGGTAGACTTTCTTTATCCCCCAGATTCTACTCCGCCGCAGGTTTTGACTGTGAAAACGGCAGGATGA